In Leptospira sp. WS58.C1, a single genomic region encodes these proteins:
- a CDS encoding Fic family protein, whose product MIQQIDDLKSKIDALRPIPDDTMDRIMRKFRLDWNFHSNNIEGNSLTFGETKAFLLHGLTAAGKPLKDHLDIKGHNEAIHELEDFIKENKPLTQFIIRSFHKLLLVEPYETEAIDQNGKKILKKFQPGKYKEFPNHVKTITGETLTFTDPLKVEEEMQALLIWHEKEMKERMLHPLVFAATFHHAFIKIHPFDDGNGRLARILMNLILIKNEYPPVIIKTEDKENYLRALQIADGGEINTFVEYVGQQLIRSLEIMLKGVKGENIEEPGDLDKEIQLVLKQIEISKKDIVKAKKDALNLNYTFRNSLFPLMKKLEIITYKFKEFYHEIENESIITLNSGHQITFQDFVDFEYWVDHSEQELDMLRSVIILGRLKGFKHSSETGNDYSFALNIRFNDFNYEIQTGTAGIKEIGLYDQIIPTEKIEKICNYVGREILIFIKNIQ is encoded by the coding sequence ATGATCCAACAAATCGATGATCTAAAATCAAAAATTGATGCACTTCGACCAATTCCGGACGATACCATGGATCGAATTATGAGAAAGTTCCGGTTAGATTGGAACTTTCATTCTAATAACATTGAAGGAAACTCTCTTACTTTCGGAGAAACGAAGGCATTCTTGCTCCACGGTCTTACTGCGGCCGGAAAACCTTTAAAGGATCATCTGGATATCAAAGGACACAATGAAGCAATTCATGAATTGGAAGATTTTATTAAAGAGAATAAACCTTTAACTCAATTTATTATTCGTTCCTTTCATAAATTATTATTGGTAGAACCATACGAAACGGAAGCAATTGATCAAAACGGAAAAAAGATACTTAAAAAGTTCCAGCCGGGAAAATATAAGGAATTTCCCAACCATGTAAAAACAATAACAGGCGAAACTTTAACTTTCACTGATCCTTTAAAGGTCGAAGAAGAGATGCAGGCACTTCTGATTTGGCATGAAAAAGAAATGAAAGAAAGAATGCTCCATCCGCTTGTCTTTGCAGCCACTTTTCATCACGCTTTTATTAAAATACATCCTTTCGATGATGGTAACGGCAGACTTGCGCGTATTCTAATGAACTTAATTTTAATAAAGAATGAATATCCTCCTGTAATTATTAAGACGGAAGATAAGGAAAATTATCTTAGAGCTTTGCAAATTGCTGATGGAGGGGAAATTAATACTTTTGTAGAATACGTCGGACAGCAGTTGATTCGTTCTTTGGAAATTATGTTGAAAGGAGTTAAAGGAGAAAATATAGAAGAACCGGGTGATTTAGATAAAGAAATACAGCTTGTGCTGAAACAAATTGAAATCTCAAAAAAGGATATAGTGAAAGCTAAGAAGGATGCGCTGAATCTGAATTACACATTTAGAAATAGTTTATTTCCTCTAATGAAAAAACTTGAAATAATTACTTATAAATTTAAGGAATTCTATCACGAAATCGAAAATGAGTCAATTATAACCTTGAATTCTGGCCATCAAATAACCTTTCAGGATTTTGTAGATTTTGAGTATTGGGTAGACCACAGCGAACAAGAATTAGATATGCTGAGATCCGTTATTATTTTGGGAAGGCTTAAGGGATTTAAACATTCTTCAGAAACAGGGAACGATTATAGCTTCGCATTAAATATTAGATTTAATGATTTTAATTATGAAATCCAAACGGGGACAGCGGGAATAAAAGAAATTGGTTTATATGACCAAATTATTCCAACTGAGAAAATCGAGAAAATTTGTAATTATGTAGGAAGGGAAATCTTAATTTTTATTAAGAATATTCAGTGA
- a CDS encoding heme oxygenase (biliverdin-producing), whose translation MSLAQALRDGTSESHTIAENNAFIRCFMKGVLEPKSYAKHLESFYFVYAAMEEELENKKDHPIVGKIRFPELYRKAMIEKDLSHFFQPGHSPKATPATEAYVKHIRETANTSPELLVAHSYVRYLGDLSGGQILKRVAAKALGIEGTSGLDFYEFPEISSPKDFKDKYRNTLDSLPLSDSEKQKIVQEANEVFKLNGKIFDELEETLISSIGKDKFEEVLASPARH comes from the coding sequence ATGAGCCTAGCCCAAGCATTAAGAGACGGAACCTCCGAATCTCATACCATCGCGGAAAATAACGCATTCATTCGCTGCTTCATGAAAGGAGTCTTGGAGCCCAAAAGTTACGCAAAACATTTGGAATCTTTTTATTTCGTGTATGCAGCAATGGAAGAAGAGCTGGAAAACAAAAAAGACCATCCAATCGTAGGAAAGATCAGATTCCCGGAATTATATAGAAAGGCGATGATCGAAAAGGACCTATCACATTTTTTCCAACCGGGACATTCTCCAAAGGCGACTCCTGCAACGGAAGCTTACGTAAAACATATTAGAGAAACTGCAAATACTTCCCCTGAATTATTAGTGGCTCATAGTTATGTTCGTTATTTGGGAGATCTTTCCGGCGGTCAGATCCTAAAAAGAGTGGCAGCTAAAGCTTTAGGGATCGAAGGAACATCCGGTCTGGATTTTTACGAGTTTCCCGAGATTTCTAGTCCGAAAGATTTTAAGGATAAATATAGAAACACATTAGATTCTCTTCCTTTGTCCGATTCCGAAAAACAAAAGATCGTGCAAGAGGCGAACGAAGTTTTCAAATTGAACGGAAAAATTTTCGACGAGTTGGAAGAAACCTTGATCTCCTCAATAGGCAAAGATAAATTCGAAGAAGTTTTAGCGAGTCCTGCGAGGCACTGA
- a CDS encoding MFS transporter: MLKVSAKKESSSLEVDSFPWITLSFIFLTMLPVTMIVPVYKEIIKDRLGGTGYGVAWFQSSAMLGSFLFSPLAGWLSDKLGTRKKLIGTFAILDAFLLALLPFMPNISSLFVLRFLEGGAHIFVIGLLLTCISDREKDQTSSFYNKGILFGLGGTLLTLGGGVGQSLGFLGNKDPLLPFFVGGFILLVLGILSFFFLEEGNLKKLEWEGWQKTKTALVLSPLLLVPIAFHFVDRFTVGYFLSSLNLHLREDLGFSPGQVGGLFGVMFLLMSVLSLPAALISRRWNSISLVWIGSFIYGVAQASTGYLNSSSGLYLSMIACGIGAGIMYVPAMRLASSLAPIGFNAVVMTVFTGLGSLGFLLGPIVSVYAQESLSQLYDKTSALEFTGILYGGLEVLLVLSTLPLLSKILEKER, encoded by the coding sequence TTGTTAAAAGTATCTGCCAAAAAAGAATCCTCCTCCTTGGAGGTGGATTCTTTTCCCTGGATCACATTATCCTTCATCTTTTTAACTATGCTTCCGGTTACGATGATCGTGCCGGTATATAAAGAGATTATAAAAGATAGATTGGGTGGAACCGGATACGGAGTAGCCTGGTTCCAAAGTTCCGCCATGCTTGGTTCTTTCTTATTCTCACCTTTGGCAGGGTGGCTATCGGATAAATTAGGAACGAGAAAAAAATTAATCGGGACTTTTGCTATATTGGATGCGTTTTTGTTAGCCCTCCTCCCGTTTATGCCGAATATCTCATCTCTATTTGTTTTGAGATTTTTGGAAGGAGGGGCTCACATTTTTGTGATCGGCCTACTTCTCACCTGTATTTCGGACAGAGAAAAAGACCAAACATCTAGTTTTTATAATAAAGGAATCTTATTCGGATTAGGCGGAACACTTCTTACATTAGGAGGAGGTGTCGGCCAATCTCTCGGATTTTTAGGGAATAAAGATCCTCTCCTACCGTTTTTTGTAGGCGGGTTTATTCTTTTGGTTTTGGGAATTTTATCCTTCTTCTTCTTGGAAGAAGGTAACCTAAAAAAATTAGAATGGGAAGGGTGGCAAAAGACTAAAACTGCACTAGTTCTTTCTCCTTTATTACTCGTTCCGATCGCTTTCCATTTTGTGGATCGATTTACTGTTGGTTATTTTTTAAGCTCCTTAAATTTACATCTCAGAGAAGATCTGGGATTTTCCCCAGGTCAGGTCGGCGGGCTTTTCGGAGTAATGTTTCTGTTAATGAGTGTGTTGTCACTTCCTGCGGCACTTATTTCCAGAAGATGGAATTCCATCTCCTTAGTTTGGATCGGCTCTTTCATTTACGGGGTCGCTCAAGCGAGCACTGGCTATTTAAACAGTTCATCCGGACTGTATTTGTCTATGATTGCATGCGGTATAGGTGCCGGGATCATGTATGTCCCTGCTATGAGACTTGCTTCTTCACTCGCCCCCATCGGTTTTAATGCAGTGGTAATGACTGTGTTTACCGGGCTTGGTTCCTTGGGATTTCTTTTGGGACCTATAGTTTCCGTTTATGCTCAAGAGTCACTTAGTCAATTGTACGATAAAACTTCCGCTCTGGAATTCACAGGGATCTTGTATGGAGGTTTAGAAGTTTTATTGGTTTTAAGCACTCTTCCCCTGCTATCTAAAATTTTAGAGAAGGAAAGATGA
- a CDS encoding EAL domain-containing protein, translated as MILQARRTEIIPFFQPILSVEDGRIFAHEVLARKRTVDGFVSAGYLFSTEAGLSDSELGELEEGLWRKALEILKVYPYQSKLFLNISPNRLYRELENERIDSFRLLRLTREYGIEPNRIILEVTEEEFSGSLDSLRIAVDLLRAYGFKIALDDLGSEASGIERVGLLRPDFLKLDLRLIRASSRSPSVRKVLEHIRDLAFSLGASVLYEGLETQEELYFALEGGARFLQGFLLLRPGAELSTGKELSLSIKEMVKFFHQKKMETLRQELNFENKIRRTLGELLNPFPVLKIANRYLIDAYTVFQSSKEIHRVYITDSKGTQLSPYYMRTGQDSFRETSHGIGKNWSYLPYFYRQLRDSMRKPDDWGMSERYFDSDAVKDLIVFSKEVESGAYVFLDVTAPRVY; from the coding sequence ATGATCTTACAAGCTAGGAGAACGGAAATCATCCCATTCTTCCAACCGATCTTGTCCGTAGAAGATGGGCGAATTTTCGCCCATGAAGTTTTGGCTCGTAAAAGAACAGTAGATGGTTTTGTTTCCGCGGGCTATTTATTTTCAACAGAGGCAGGCCTATCCGACTCGGAACTGGGAGAACTGGAAGAAGGACTCTGGAGAAAAGCTTTAGAAATACTTAAAGTTTATCCTTACCAATCCAAATTATTTCTGAATATTTCTCCCAATCGTCTTTATAGGGAACTGGAGAATGAAAGAATAGATTCTTTTAGATTATTACGTTTAACAAGAGAATATGGAATAGAGCCGAATCGTATCATCTTAGAGGTAACGGAAGAAGAGTTTTCAGGAAGCTTGGATTCGTTAAGGATAGCAGTGGACCTTTTGCGTGCATATGGATTCAAGATCGCATTGGACGATCTAGGTTCAGAAGCATCCGGAATAGAAAGAGTGGGACTTCTTCGCCCGGACTTTTTAAAATTAGATCTGAGATTGATCAGAGCTTCTTCTCGTTCTCCTTCCGTGAGAAAAGTTTTGGAACATATCCGTGACCTTGCATTCTCCTTAGGAGCTTCCGTTTTATACGAAGGTTTAGAAACACAAGAAGAATTGTATTTTGCATTAGAAGGAGGAGCAAGATTTCTACAGGGATTTTTGCTATTGAGACCCGGCGCGGAGCTTTCCACCGGCAAAGAACTGTCTCTATCCATCAAAGAGATGGTAAAATTTTTCCATCAGAAAAAAATGGAAACTCTACGCCAAGAGTTGAATTTCGAGAATAAGATCAGACGGACTTTAGGTGAACTTTTAAATCCTTTTCCTGTATTAAAGATAGCTAATAGATATCTGATTGACGCTTATACCGTATTCCAATCCTCCAAAGAGATCCATAGAGTTTACATAACCGACTCCAAGGGAACACAATTATCCCCTTATTATATGAGGACAGGACAAGATTCCTTTCGGGAAACGAGTCATGGGATCGGTAAAAACTGGTCTTATCTTCCCTATTTTTATAGGCAACTTAGGGACTCCATGAGAAAACCCGATGATTGGGGAATGAGTGAGCGTTACTTTGATAGCGACGCCGTAAAAGATCTGATCGTTTTCAGTAAGGAAGTGGAATCAGGTGCGTACGTATTTTTGGACGTGACCGCTCCTCGTGTGTATTAA
- a CDS encoding DMT family transporter has protein sequence MFQNQSIKFFILLVIAMVSWGFAWPSAKSIVGTEPPIVIVFWRFLATAISLVPVLILRRESIVLPDKKGLLQVAIGAVLYTIYNQFFLLGLSQGLAGAGGVLVTTMNPIFTYILVHTFQKKLPSGKEFIGLFIGLTGGFLLLKIWEGDWTMLFQSGNVYFLLCAFSWAVLSMNSHSTGQRMSPMVYSFYVFSIGTVFDLFLAFPYDLSGVMDNDWNFWLQLFYLSVISTTFGTTVYFYASSRLGSRTASSFIFLVPVTALLGSWIFLGEEPKLSTLLGGVFAISSVIILNRTQVKKEEVLAIEEELEVPN, from the coding sequence ATGTTCCAAAATCAATCTATAAAATTCTTTATCCTTCTCGTAATCGCCATGGTAAGTTGGGGATTCGCTTGGCCTTCCGCCAAATCGATCGTGGGCACGGAACCTCCTATCGTGATCGTATTCTGGAGATTTTTAGCGACTGCGATCTCTTTGGTCCCGGTCCTGATCCTCAGAAGAGAATCCATTGTCTTACCCGACAAAAAAGGCTTATTACAAGTTGCGATTGGTGCTGTCTTATACACGATATACAATCAATTTTTCCTATTAGGACTTAGTCAGGGATTAGCGGGAGCTGGCGGGGTATTAGTGACCACGATGAATCCCATCTTTACGTATATCTTGGTCCATACTTTCCAAAAAAAACTACCTTCCGGAAAAGAATTCATAGGTTTGTTCATAGGATTAACCGGCGGATTTTTACTCTTAAAAATTTGGGAAGGAGATTGGACGATGTTGTTCCAATCGGGGAATGTTTACTTTTTACTTTGCGCATTCAGTTGGGCCGTTCTAAGCATGAACAGTCATAGTACAGGACAAAGGATGTCTCCGATGGTTTACAGTTTTTACGTGTTCAGCATTGGGACGGTGTTCGATCTATTTCTCGCATTTCCTTATGATCTGAGCGGAGTGATGGATAACGATTGGAACTTCTGGCTCCAACTATTTTATCTTTCCGTAATATCTACAACCTTTGGGACCACAGTGTATTTTTACGCTTCCAGCAGATTGGGATCCAGAACTGCAAGTTCGTTTATCTTCCTTGTACCTGTGACAGCACTTTTGGGGAGTTGGATCTTTTTAGGAGAAGAGCCTAAATTAAGCACCTTACTCGGCGGAGTGTTCGCGATTTCGTCCGTGATCATATTGAATAGGACGCAGGTAAAAAAAGAAGAAGTTTTGGCGATAGAAGAAGAATTGGAAGTTCCGAATTAA
- the plsY gene encoding glycerol-3-phosphate 1-O-acyltransferase PlsY yields the protein MNELYLFFLPASFLLGSVPFGFLAAKLKGIDIRQKGSGNIGATNVTRLLGWKIGLPVLLLDIAKGAVFPLAIRFLYEDSQEYLSLFCGVAAVLGHMFSPFLKFKGGKGVATSFGVFAVLSPGPILITLIVFLILKKIFGFVSIGSIGGAITLPISYYLLSLIDGKSYNTPIFWAIVCISFTILVLHRTNLIRLLKGQEFASDKEKYSKDQE from the coding sequence ATGAACGAACTGTATCTATTCTTCTTACCTGCGTCTTTTCTTTTAGGTTCCGTTCCTTTTGGGTTTTTAGCCGCAAAGTTGAAAGGAATAGACATCAGACAAAAAGGAAGCGGGAATATAGGTGCCACAAACGTTACCCGTTTGCTAGGTTGGAAAATAGGACTCCCCGTTTTACTTTTAGATATTGCAAAAGGTGCCGTTTTTCCTCTTGCGATACGATTTTTATACGAAGATTCCCAAGAATACCTTTCCCTTTTTTGCGGAGTGGCTGCGGTCCTTGGTCATATGTTTTCTCCTTTTTTAAAATTTAAAGGAGGGAAGGGCGTGGCGACCAGCTTCGGAGTATTTGCAGTGCTTTCTCCCGGTCCGATCCTCATTACGTTGATCGTATTTTTAATTCTAAAAAAGATCTTCGGTTTTGTGTCCATCGGTTCCATAGGGGGAGCGATCACTTTGCCTATTTCCTACTATCTACTTTCTCTTATAGACGGAAAAAGTTATAATACGCCTATCTTTTGGGCGATCGTCTGTATTAGTTTCACGATCTTAGTACTTCATAGGACCAATCTGATCCGTTTGCTCAAAGGACAAGAATTCGCTTCGGACAAAGAAAAATATTCCAAAGACCAAGAATAA
- the der gene encoding ribosome biogenesis GTPase Der has product MSSKKRVPIISIVGRQNVGKSTLFNALLKKKLAITEDYPGVTRDVLRARVLNPEKGLDFVLCDTPGLDIERPESLEEAVLENAFRQVAESDLVVFLLDLHEVTSYDSRLIDKFRKDPELNQIPVLYCVNKVDHPEDEEDLDSFYKMGLSEILPISAIGRRNLPLLLEKIAFLLPTAKRKVQTTEEGEISSGATEDFSLAIVGKPNAGKSSLLNALCGYDRAVVSEVAGTTRDSVDTTVTFEGKKIRITDTAGIRRKSDKAEALEFYSYQRTKRTIQNSDVVIHLLDALKGFGEFDKKIVGMLQEEGKPFLLAVNKWDAIEDKDNDSFKNYQERLYSRFPLLKEIQIITLSAKEKQRIHKMMEMTIDLASRSKKKISTSELNQSLRAWMAEAGRSFSANKPPKMLYCTQVSVSPFHLILFVNHVDYFKSNLLTFIKKKLTEKYNLKGIPIRLELRSDRK; this is encoded by the coding sequence ATGTCCTCTAAAAAAAGAGTTCCGATTATAAGTATCGTAGGACGCCAGAATGTTGGTAAGTCCACTTTATTCAACGCACTTCTGAAAAAGAAATTAGCGATTACCGAGGATTATCCTGGTGTGACGCGTGATGTTCTTCGTGCTCGTGTTTTAAATCCGGAGAAGGGCCTGGACTTCGTCTTATGCGATACACCCGGTTTGGATATAGAAAGGCCTGAAAGTCTGGAAGAAGCGGTTCTCGAAAATGCTTTCCGGCAAGTCGCAGAATCCGATCTGGTAGTTTTTCTTTTGGATCTACACGAGGTTACTTCGTACGATTCCAGACTCATTGATAAATTCAGAAAGGATCCGGAGTTAAATCAGATCCCCGTTTTATATTGTGTAAACAAAGTGGATCATCCGGAAGATGAAGAAGACCTGGATTCTTTTTATAAGATGGGTCTGTCGGAAATCCTCCCGATTTCTGCGATAGGAAGAAGGAACCTTCCTCTTCTATTAGAAAAGATAGCATTCTTACTGCCGACCGCAAAAAGAAAAGTCCAAACCACAGAAGAAGGGGAAATTTCCTCTGGGGCTACTGAAGACTTCAGTCTTGCGATCGTAGGAAAACCGAACGCTGGAAAATCCAGTTTATTAAATGCACTTTGCGGATATGATAGAGCGGTTGTGAGTGAAGTTGCGGGAACAACCAGAGACTCCGTCGATACAACAGTCACGTTCGAAGGCAAAAAGATCCGTATCACGGACACTGCAGGGATCCGCAGAAAATCGGATAAGGCAGAAGCCTTGGAATTTTATTCTTACCAACGGACTAAAAGAACCATCCAGAATTCCGATGTGGTCATTCATCTTTTGGACGCGCTCAAAGGTTTCGGAGAATTCGACAAAAAGATCGTAGGAATGCTCCAAGAAGAAGGGAAACCTTTTTTACTCGCGGTAAATAAATGGGATGCTATCGAAGATAAGGATAACGATTCCTTTAAAAATTACCAAGAACGTTTGTATTCGAGGTTTCCTCTTTTAAAAGAAATTCAGATCATCACTTTAAGCGCTAAGGAAAAACAGCGGATCCATAAGATGATGGAGATGACCATCGATCTGGCATCCCGTTCTAAGAAAAAGATCTCCACCTCGGAACTGAACCAATCACTCAGAGCATGGATGGCGGAAGCCGGTAGGTCTTTCTCCGCGAACAAACCTCCTAAGATGTTGTATTGTACCCAAGTATCCGTTTCTCCGTTTCATTTGATCTTATTTGTGAACCATGTGGATTATTTTAAATCCAATCTATTGACATTCATTAAGAAGAAGCTGACCGAAAAGTATAATTTAAAGGGAATCCCGATCCGTTTGGAATTGAGGTCTGATCGGAAATGA
- the smpB gene encoding SsrA-binding protein, whose amino-acid sequence MATKKEKDNSPQPLVNKKAKFNFELISFIEAGIVLSGSEVKSLREKKANLTDAFAKIKNGEVYLDGFSITPYKNGGYANHPDIRPRKLLLNRKEIDKLDKQIKEKGLVLVATKVYFKDNRWAKVELALAKPKKLYDKREDMKKSDAKLEIARAMKAKNYS is encoded by the coding sequence ATGGCAACGAAAAAAGAAAAAGACAATAGCCCTCAACCTCTGGTCAATAAAAAGGCCAAGTTCAACTTCGAATTGATCTCATTCATCGAAGCGGGTATCGTCTTGTCCGGATCCGAAGTCAAAAGTCTCCGAGAAAAAAAAGCAAACCTTACCGATGCGTTTGCAAAAATAAAAAACGGAGAAGTTTACCTAGATGGTTTTTCCATCACTCCATACAAGAACGGAGGATATGCAAATCATCCGGATATCCGTCCTCGCAAACTTCTTTTGAATAGAAAAGAGATAGATAAGTTAGATAAACAGATCAAAGAAAAGGGATTGGTGCTCGTCGCTACTAAAGTTTATTTTAAGGATAACCGTTGGGCCAAGGTGGAGTTAGCATTAGCAAAACCTAAAAAACTCTACGATAAACGGGAAGATATGAAAAAAAGCGACGCAAAACTGGAAATCGCGAGAGCGATGAAGGCCAAGAATTACTCTTAA
- a CDS encoding AAA family ATPase, whose protein sequence is MDTISIAGIKVPKSKLGNNSGSLGSDLVETDSTIRNLQNILYPLLESRPVLLVGDAGVGKNALIYYINFKRNHPTARFSFNEDTLPEDLIGSYRLLLDGKGFAWGDGPLTSAVRSGASFVADEMNLCPPHIIKRFSTVYESNYLELIEGDGSRIHGADGFNFIGTQNPSEGFEGRKPLPFDITRYYSTVFIDPHTPDEILFILGKLYPNMNTDILKSCIRISLETESKVISGTLGKGDLEKYHFNIRNLKKLCNRILALKADQPELRFRELWNFYVEPFRKEEDRNSQIELLLKETGLKSKPNLPEPKFEVHKSSLFCNDKEIHVTNEKTAKEILSSVPMPLKLREFAEKVYSAVQFKENVLIEYSEEQDPQLILPLFTEISGVPLEAVHLCKGIHTADIIGALKPIAGSQVGWVDGPLTKGIREGGNILITNLEAAGAELVEKLNMLTDDARALVLPPESSEEKPLSLKEDSRIFALKLFRKTKSTPTISRAFRNRFTSVLFPELEDNATLQEILNFYLPEGDLVSKMAEFHIKIKDLSKKRTIGSANLMPYTFGLSNLLQWKDHILRYAEESLGKEGLREIAFRGGKIAYSNQVSDPGERKELERILEFSLSGIEIVSDFFQTLEDKKKKTLTPSTEIEKKRWWDPELHKREPLTGKAELKNSGRELREGLEINTPETGGQRKEGPDAWYGQETRGNMGQGEPAGGGGAWGYRTEELYKAFLAKRRILWEYTIQTSIKEFKEVFGRSLEEVELNLERLFDPAIDINRMYRSEGSRIDTRKYISFLSGKGDSKVFDKTTIDKDEEKLKGVEVAFLVSKSRRIFNFEYSVATLSAMLSSAHILDEHDVNFSVTAYSDRMNRKDRIDLVQVKRMDEYFDSKKEEEMFDSLRSDWQGDSIEEYQLLEQIESYFSPEAQTKILVMISDFRGQRGKTEIEQEIQSRDNKRLKAEILKHSNKNYVFLGVGLGRRYIAEHLFPDSIQITSENFYNMPNLIGAELGRLILTHHSSR, encoded by the coding sequence TTAACGAGGACACTCTTCCCGAAGATCTGATCGGTTCTTATCGTTTGCTATTGGACGGAAAAGGATTCGCTTGGGGAGACGGGCCTTTAACTTCCGCTGTCAGAAGTGGCGCAAGTTTTGTGGCGGATGAGATGAACCTCTGTCCACCTCATATCATCAAACGTTTTTCCACAGTGTACGAATCCAATTATCTGGAACTGATCGAAGGAGACGGATCACGCATTCACGGGGCGGATGGTTTTAATTTTATAGGAACCCAAAATCCTTCGGAAGGATTCGAGGGACGTAAACCGCTTCCTTTCGATATCACCAGATATTATTCCACAGTATTCATAGATCCTCATACTCCCGACGAGATCCTGTTCATTTTGGGAAAATTATATCCGAACATGAACACCGATATTTTGAAATCCTGTATCCGTATTTCCTTGGAGACCGAATCCAAAGTGATCTCCGGTACATTAGGAAAAGGTGATCTAGAAAAATATCACTTCAATATCAGAAATCTAAAAAAACTTTGTAATCGTATCCTGGCTTTAAAGGCGGATCAGCCCGAGCTTAGATTCAGAGAACTTTGGAATTTTTACGTGGAACCTTTCCGCAAGGAAGAAGATAGAAATTCCCAAATAGAACTTCTGCTCAAAGAAACCGGATTAAAATCCAAACCGAATCTTCCGGAGCCTAAGTTCGAAGTGCATAAGAGTTCCTTATTTTGTAACGATAAGGAGATCCATGTTACCAACGAAAAAACCGCAAAAGAAATTCTATCTTCGGTTCCGATGCCTTTAAAGCTAAGAGAGTTTGCGGAGAAGGTCTACTCAGCAGTCCAATTTAAGGAAAATGTTCTGATCGAATATTCCGAAGAACAAGATCCTCAGCTCATTCTACCTTTGTTTACAGAGATCAGCGGCGTTCCTCTAGAAGCGGTACATCTTTGTAAAGGGATCCATACTGCGGATATTATAGGGGCTTTAAAACCGATCGCCGGTTCCCAAGTAGGTTGGGTGGACGGCCCACTTACCAAAGGAATTAGAGAAGGTGGGAATATTCTCATCACCAACCTGGAAGCAGCTGGCGCCGAACTAGTCGAAAAATTGAATATGCTTACGGATGATGCAAGGGCTCTCGTTCTTCCTCCGGAAAGTTCGGAAGAAAAACCCCTTTCTTTGAAGGAGGATTCCCGCATATTCGCGCTGAAATTATTCAGAAAGACCAAGTCTACACCTACCATTTCCAGAGCCTTTCGTAACAGGTTTACTTCCGTTTTGTTTCCAGAATTAGAAGACAATGCGACATTACAAGAGATCCTAAACTTCTATCTTCCTGAAGGAGACCTTGTCTCTAAAATGGCGGAGTTCCATATTAAAATTAAGGATCTTTCCAAAAAGAGAACGATCGGTTCCGCGAATTTGATGCCTTATACATTCGGACTTTCTAATCTTCTGCAATGGAAAGATCATATACTGCGTTATGCGGAAGAGTCTCTTGGAAAAGAGGGCCTGCGCGAGATTGCTTTTAGAGGCGGAAAGATCGCTTACTCTAACCAAGTCTCCGATCCTGGAGAAAGAAAAGAATTGGAGAGAATTTTAGAATTCTCCTTATCAGGGATCGAGATCGTATCGGACTTCTTCCAAACTTTGGAAGATAAGAAAAAAAAAACTCTGACCCCTTCTACGGAAATCGAAAAGAAACGTTGGTGGGATCCGGAACTACATAAAAGAGAGCCTCTAACAGGAAAGGCGGAACTCAAAAACTCCGGAAGGGAATTAAGAGAAGGCCTGGAGATCAATACTCCTGAAACCGGCGGCCAAAGAAAAGAAGGGCCCGACGCTTGGTACGGACAAGAGACCAGAGGGAATATGGGCCAAGGAGAACCTGCAGGCGGAGGCGGAGCCTGGGGGTATCGCACGGAAGAATTATACAAAGCATTCTTAGCAAAACGTAGGATACTTTGGGAATACACCATCCAAACCAGCATCAAAGAATTTAAGGAAGTTTTCGGGCGTAGTTTGGAAGAAGTGGAACTGAACCTGGAAAGACTTTTTGATCCGGCGATAGACATCAATCGGATGTATAGAAGTGAAGGTTCTCGAATCGACACTCGAAAATATATATCCTTTCTCTCCGGAAAAGGAGACTCTAAGGTATTTGATAAGACCACGATCGATAAGGACGAGGAAAAACTAAAAGGTGTAGAAGTGGCCTTTCTCGTTTCCAAGTCGCGTAGGATCTTCAACTTCGAATATTCCGTCGCCACATTATCCGCTATGCTCTCTAGCGCTCATATCCTGGATGAACATGACGTAAACTTCTCCGTAACGGCTTATTCGGATAGAATGAACCGAAAAGACAGGATCGATCTCGTCCAGGTGAAACGAATGGACGAATACTTTGATTCTAAAAAGGAGGAGGAGATGTTCGATTCCCTCCGTTCCGACTGGCAAGGGGACTCGATTGAGGAATACCAGCTCTTAGAACAGATAGAATCCTACTTTTCCCCGGAGGCACAGACGAAAATACTGGTAATGATTTCGGACTTTAGGGGACAAAGGGGTAAAACGGAGATCGAGCAAGAGATCCAATCCCGGGATAATAAACGTCTAAAAGCCGAGATCCTAAAACATTCGAATAAAAATTACGTGTTTTTGGGTGTGGGATTGGGACGCAGATATATTGCAGAGCATTTATTTCCGGATTCCATCCAAATCACTTCCGAAAACTTTTATAATATGCCGAATTTAATCGGAGCAGAACTGGGAAGATTGATCCTCACTCACCATTCTTCCCGATAG